Proteins from a single region of Syngnathus scovelli strain Florida chromosome 7, RoL_Ssco_1.2, whole genome shotgun sequence:
- the LOC125972702 gene encoding cylicin-2 isoform X13 — translation MEFPLTEAPGGAASVEEPAAFPPGRLGSVTEEIEPVEIQTCVDDRSQPIETTDCQVPYSYDSSASSSDSEDEGKKEKKKKKLKKRKKKKKDSSSSSSSSSSSSSSSSDSDSEDDKKKKKKKKKKEKEKTKKKAVPEYMWDRLIIAPTDEQMQLPGDPELKRVSDEDNDKKEKDKMKKNKDSSSSDSSDSDEKKKKKKDKKKKKDKKKKKKKDKKDSSSSSSDSSSSDSDDEKKKKKKKKKKKKKKKKKKKKKKKKDSSSSSSSSSDSSSSESDDDKKKKKKKKKKKKKKKDSSSSSSSSSSSDSDDDKKKKKKKKKKKKKKKDSSSSSSSSSSDSDDEKKKKKMKKKKKKKKKDSSSSSSSSSSSSSDSDDDKKKKKKKKKKKKKKKDSSSSSSSSSSSSSSSDSDDDKKKKKKKKKKNKKASSSSSSSSSSSDSDSDKKKKKKDKKKKKKKEKKKKDSSSSSDSSSDDEKKKKKKKKDKKKKKDKKKHSDSSGSDKKKKKKDKKKKKKKDKKKKKDSSSSSSSSSSSSSSSSSSSGSDKENKKAKKDKKKKEKKIPGAEKSSSPAIPPEPSASGYSAFSRTIKPGGAPVITYPLLPSKPLVNPLTPPLSNPPVTTTAGGDRPPIRRPLSPMESLMGSTYRYRDAGTRPTPHFSATDVYRSRSYK, via the exons ATGGAGTTCCCTCTCACTGAAG CTCCTGGTGGAGCTGCAAGTGTAGAGGAACCAGCAGCCTTCCCACCCGGTCGTTTGGGGTCTGTCACAGAGGAAATAGAGCCGGTAGAAATACAAACGTGTGTCGATGACAGGAGTCAACCAATAGAAACTACAGATTGCCAG GTACCATACTCATATGATAGTTCTGCATCATCCTCAGACAGTGAGGATGAAGGCAagaaggaaaagaagaagaagaaactaaagaagaggaagaagaaaaagaag GATTCCagttcttcatcttcctcctcttcctcatcttccAGCAGCTCTTCAGACAGTGATAGTGAG GatgacaagaaaaagaaaaagaagaagaagaaaaaggagaaggaaAAGACGAAGAAAAAAGCGGTGCCTGAGTACATGTGGGACAGGTTGATCATAGCTCCGACTG ATGAACAAATGCAACTTCCTGGAGACCCAGAGTTAAAGCGG GTTTCTGATGAGGACAATGACAAGAAAGAGAAGGATAAGATGAAAAAGAACAAG GATTCCTCTTCATCTGACAGCTCAGACAGCgatgaaaagaagaagaaaaagaaggacaagaagaagaaaaaggacaagaagaagaaaaagaagaaagacaAAAAG GAttcctcatcctcatcatctGACAGTTCTTCTTCTGATAGTgatgatgaaaagaaaaagaagaagaaaaagaagaagaagaaaaagaag aagaagaagaagaagaagaagaagaaaaagaag GATTCTTCCAGctcttcttcttcgtcttctgATAGCTCTTCTTCAGAAAGTGATGatgacaaaaagaagaaaaagaagaagaaaaagaagaagaagaaaaagaag GACTCcagttcttcttcttcatcgtcatcatctTCTGACAGTGATGAtgacaagaagaaaaagaagaaaaagaaaaagaagaagaaaaagaagaag GACTCcagttcttcttcctcctcttcctcatctgaTAGTgatgatgaaaagaaaaagaagaaaatgaagaagaagaaaaagaagaagaagaag GACTCcagttcttcctcttcctcctcctcctcttcttcatctgACAGTGATGAtgacaagaagaaaaagaagaagaagaagaaaaagaagaagaagaagaag GACTCtagctcttcctcctcctcctcctcctcctcctcttcttcatctgACAGTGATGAtgacaagaagaaaaagaagaagaagaagaaaaagaacaag AAGGccagctcttcctcctcctcttcctcctcctcttctgatAGTGACAGCGACAAG aaaaagaagaaaaaagataaaaagaagaagaaaaagaaggagaagaagaagaag GATTCTTCCTCATCTAGTGATTCTTCTAGTGATgatgaaaaaaagaagaaaaagaagaaaaaggacaagaagaaaaagaaagacaagaaaaaa CACTCAGATTCTTCCGGTAGTgataagaagaaaaagaagaaagacaagaagaagaaaaagaagaaggacaagaagaagaaaaag GATTCAAGCTCCAGTTCTTCAAGTTCCAGTTCTTCAAGTTCCAGTTCCTCAAGTTCCAGCGGCAGtgacaaggaaaacaaaaaggccaaaaaagacaagaagaaaaaagagaAG AAAATTCCTGGTGCTGAGAAAAGCTCCTCTCCAGCTATACCACCAGAGCCAAGTGCAAGTGGATACTCGGCATTTAGCAGAACCATTAAGCCCGGTGGCGCTCCCGTCATCACTTATCCATTGCTTCCCTCCAAACCCCTTGTAAATCCTCTGACTCCCCCACTCTCCAATCCACCCGTGACCACAACTGCTGGCGGAGATCGGCCACCCATTCGCAGACCCTTAAGCCCCATGGAGTCATTGATGGGGAGTACGTACCGATATAGGGACGCAGGGACCCGTCCCACCCCGCACTTCAGCGCCACTGATGTATACAGAAGCAGGTCTTACAAGTGA
- the LOC125972702 gene encoding dentin sialophosphoprotein isoform X3, with protein MEFPLTEAPGGAASVEEPAAFPPGRLGSVTEEIEPVEIQTCVDDRSQPIETTDCQVPYSYDSSASSSDSEDEGKKEKKKKKLKKRKKKKKDSSSSSSSSSSSSSSSSDSDSEDDKKKKKKKKKKEKEKTKKKAVPEYMWDRLIIAPTDEQMQLPGDPELKRVSDEDNDKKEKDKMKKNKDSSSSDSSDSDEKKKKKKDKKKKKDKKKKKKKDKKDSSSSSSDSSSSDSDDEKKKKKKKKKKKKKDSSSSSSSSSSSSSSSSSSSSSSSSSSSDSDDKKKKKKKKQKKEKDEAQESLLSAGVEDASKDNIYDDKYKAAEDPSITYIPGAVFPGGTEEGHLSDDEGEGEDGKEPKKKKKLKKKKQKDSGSSSDSDDDEKDKKKKKKKKKKKKKKKKKKDSSSSSSSSSDSSSSESDDDKKKKKKKKKKDSSSSSSSSSSSDSDDDKKKKKKKKKKKKKKKDSSSSSSSSSSDSDDEKKKKKMKKKKKKKKKDSSSSSSSSSSSSSDSDDDKKKKKKKKKKKKKKKDSSSSSSSSSSSSSSSDSDDDKKKKKKKKKKNKKASSSSSSSSSSSDSDSDKKKKKKDKKKKKKKEKKKKDSSSSSDSSSDDEKKKKKKKKDKKKKKDKKKHSDSSGSDKKKKKKDKKKKKKKDKKKKKDSSSSSSSSSSSSSSSSSSSGSDKENKKAKKDKKKKEKKIPGAEKSSSPAIPPEPSASGYSAFSRTIKPGGAPVITYPLLPSKPLVNPLTPPLSNPPVTTTAGGDRPPIRRPLSPMESLMGSTYRYRDAGTRPTPHFSATDVYRSRSYK; from the exons ATGGAGTTCCCTCTCACTGAAG CTCCTGGTGGAGCTGCAAGTGTAGAGGAACCAGCAGCCTTCCCACCCGGTCGTTTGGGGTCTGTCACAGAGGAAATAGAGCCGGTAGAAATACAAACGTGTGTCGATGACAGGAGTCAACCAATAGAAACTACAGATTGCCAG GTACCATACTCATATGATAGTTCTGCATCATCCTCAGACAGTGAGGATGAAGGCAagaaggaaaagaagaagaagaaactaaagaagaggaagaagaaaaagaag GATTCCagttcttcatcttcctcctcttcctcatcttccAGCAGCTCTTCAGACAGTGATAGTGAG GatgacaagaaaaagaaaaagaagaagaagaaaaaggagaaggaaAAGACGAAGAAAAAAGCGGTGCCTGAGTACATGTGGGACAGGTTGATCATAGCTCCGACTG ATGAACAAATGCAACTTCCTGGAGACCCAGAGTTAAAGCGG GTTTCTGATGAGGACAATGACAAGAAAGAGAAGGATAAGATGAAAAAGAACAAG GATTCCTCTTCATCTGACAGCTCAGACAGCgatgaaaagaagaagaaaaagaaggacaagaagaagaaaaaggacaagaagaagaaaaagaagaaagacaAAAAG GAttcctcatcctcatcatctGACAGTTCTTCTTCTGATAGTgatgatgaaaagaaaaagaagaagaaaaagaagaagaagaaaaagaag GATTCcagttcctcctcttcttcctcctcctcttcttcttcctcctcttcttcttcctcctcttcttcctcctcttcctcctctgacAGTGatgacaagaaaaagaaaaagaagaaaaagcaaaaaaaggaaaag GATGAAGCGCAAGAATCACTTTTATCAGCAG GAGTTGAAGATGCATCGAAAGATAACATTTATGACGACAAG taTAAAGCAGCAGAAGATCCGTCTATAACTTACATACCAGGTG CGGTGTTCCCGGGTGGTACCGAGGAAGGCCACCTAAGTGATgatgagggagagggagaggatgGGAAggagccaaagaaaaaaaagaagctgaagaagaagaagcaaaag gaTTCTGGTTCATCTtcagacagtgatgatgatgaaaaagacaagaagaagaagaaaaagaagaagaagaagaagaagaagaagaagaaaaagaag GATTCTTCCAGctcttcttcttcgtcttctgATAGCTCTTCTTCAGAAAGTGATGatgacaaaaagaagaaaaagaagaagaaaaagaag GACTCcagttcttcttcttcatcgtcatcatctTCTGACAGTGATGAtgacaagaagaaaaagaagaaaaagaaaaagaagaagaaaaagaagaag GACTCcagttcttcttcctcctcttcctcatctgaTAGTgatgatgaaaagaaaaagaagaaaatgaagaagaagaaaaagaagaagaagaag GACTCcagttcttcctcttcctcctcctcctcttcttcatctgACAGTGATGAtgacaagaagaaaaagaagaagaagaagaaaaagaagaagaagaagaag GACTCtagctcttcctcctcctcctcctcctcctcctcttcttcatctgACAGTGATGAtgacaagaagaaaaagaagaagaagaagaaaaagaacaag AAGGccagctcttcctcctcctcttcctcctcctcttctgatAGTGACAGCGACAAG aaaaagaagaaaaaagataaaaagaagaagaaaaagaaggagaagaagaagaag GATTCTTCCTCATCTAGTGATTCTTCTAGTGATgatgaaaaaaagaagaaaaagaagaaaaaggacaagaagaaaaagaaagacaagaaaaaa CACTCAGATTCTTCCGGTAGTgataagaagaaaaagaagaaagacaagaagaagaaaaagaagaaggacaagaagaagaaaaag GATTCAAGCTCCAGTTCTTCAAGTTCCAGTTCTTCAAGTTCCAGTTCCTCAAGTTCCAGCGGCAGtgacaaggaaaacaaaaaggccaaaaaagacaagaagaaaaaagagaAG AAAATTCCTGGTGCTGAGAAAAGCTCCTCTCCAGCTATACCACCAGAGCCAAGTGCAAGTGGATACTCGGCATTTAGCAGAACCATTAAGCCCGGTGGCGCTCCCGTCATCACTTATCCATTGCTTCCCTCCAAACCCCTTGTAAATCCTCTGACTCCCCCACTCTCCAATCCACCCGTGACCACAACTGCTGGCGGAGATCGGCCACCCATTCGCAGACCCTTAAGCCCCATGGAGTCATTGATGGGGAGTACGTACCGATATAGGGACGCAGGGACCCGTCCCACCCCGCACTTCAGCGCCACTGATGTATACAGAAGCAGGTCTTACAAGTGA
- the LOC125972702 gene encoding cylicin-1 isoform X9, translating into MEFPLTEAPGGAASVEEPAAFPPGRLGSVTEEIEPVEIQTCVDDRSQPIETTDCQVPYSYDSSASSSDSEDEGKKEKKKKKLKKRKKKKKDSSSSSSSSSSSSSSSSDSDSEDDKKKKKKKKKKEKEKTKKKAVPEYMWDRLIIAPTDEQMQLPGDPELKRVSDEDNDKKEKDKMKKNKDSSSSDSSDSDEKKKKKKDKKKKKDKKKKKKKDKKDSSSSSSDSSSSDSDDEKKKKKKKKKKKKKDSSSSSSSSSSSSSSSSSSSSSSSSSSSDSDDKKKKKKKKQKKEKDEAQESLLSAGVEDASKDNIYDDKYKAAEDPSITYIPGAVFPGGTEEGHLSDDEGEGEDGKEPKKKKKLKKKKQKDSGSSSDSDDDEKDKKKKKKKKKKKKKKKKKKDSSSSSSSSSDSSSSESDDDKKKKKKKKKKDSSSSSSSSSSSDSDDDKKKKKKKKKKKKKKKDSSSSSSSSSSSSSDSDDDKKKKKKKKKKKKKKKDSSSSSSSSSSSSSSSDSDDDKKKKKKKKKKNKKASSSSSSSSSSSDSDSDKKKKKKDKKKKKKKEKKKKDSSSSSDSSSDDEKKKKKKKKDKKKKKDKKKHSDSSGSDKKKKKKDKKKKKKKDKKKKKDSSSSSSSSSSSSSSSSSSSGSDKENKKAKKDKKKKEKKIPGAEKSSSPAIPPEPSASGYSAFSRTIKPGGAPVITYPLLPSKPLVNPLTPPLSNPPVTTTAGGDRPPIRRPLSPMESLMGSTYRYRDAGTRPTPHFSATDVYRSRSYK; encoded by the exons ATGGAGTTCCCTCTCACTGAAG CTCCTGGTGGAGCTGCAAGTGTAGAGGAACCAGCAGCCTTCCCACCCGGTCGTTTGGGGTCTGTCACAGAGGAAATAGAGCCGGTAGAAATACAAACGTGTGTCGATGACAGGAGTCAACCAATAGAAACTACAGATTGCCAG GTACCATACTCATATGATAGTTCTGCATCATCCTCAGACAGTGAGGATGAAGGCAagaaggaaaagaagaagaagaaactaaagaagaggaagaagaaaaagaag GATTCCagttcttcatcttcctcctcttcctcatcttccAGCAGCTCTTCAGACAGTGATAGTGAG GatgacaagaaaaagaaaaagaagaagaagaaaaaggagaaggaaAAGACGAAGAAAAAAGCGGTGCCTGAGTACATGTGGGACAGGTTGATCATAGCTCCGACTG ATGAACAAATGCAACTTCCTGGAGACCCAGAGTTAAAGCGG GTTTCTGATGAGGACAATGACAAGAAAGAGAAGGATAAGATGAAAAAGAACAAG GATTCCTCTTCATCTGACAGCTCAGACAGCgatgaaaagaagaagaaaaagaaggacaagaagaagaaaaaggacaagaagaagaaaaagaagaaagacaAAAAG GAttcctcatcctcatcatctGACAGTTCTTCTTCTGATAGTgatgatgaaaagaaaaagaagaagaaaaagaagaagaagaaaaagaag GATTCcagttcctcctcttcttcctcctcctcttcttcttcctcctcttcttcttcctcctcttcttcctcctcttcctcctctgacAGTGatgacaagaaaaagaaaaagaagaaaaagcaaaaaaaggaaaag GATGAAGCGCAAGAATCACTTTTATCAGCAG GAGTTGAAGATGCATCGAAAGATAACATTTATGACGACAAG taTAAAGCAGCAGAAGATCCGTCTATAACTTACATACCAGGTG CGGTGTTCCCGGGTGGTACCGAGGAAGGCCACCTAAGTGATgatgagggagagggagaggatgGGAAggagccaaagaaaaaaaagaagctgaagaagaagaagcaaaag gaTTCTGGTTCATCTtcagacagtgatgatgatgaaaaagacaagaagaagaagaaaaagaagaagaagaagaagaagaagaagaagaaaaagaag GATTCTTCCAGctcttcttcttcgtcttctgATAGCTCTTCTTCAGAAAGTGATGatgacaaaaagaagaaaaagaagaagaaaaagaag GACTCcagttcttcttcttcatcgtcatcatctTCTGACAGTGATGAtgacaagaagaaaaagaagaaaaagaaaaagaagaagaaaaagaagaag GACTCcagttcttcctcttcctcctcctcctcttcttcatctgACAGTGATGAtgacaagaagaaaaagaagaagaagaagaaaaagaagaagaagaagaag GACTCtagctcttcctcctcctcctcctcctcctcctcttcttcatctgACAGTGATGAtgacaagaagaaaaagaagaagaagaagaaaaagaacaag AAGGccagctcttcctcctcctcttcctcctcctcttctgatAGTGACAGCGACAAG aaaaagaagaaaaaagataaaaagaagaagaaaaagaaggagaagaagaagaag GATTCTTCCTCATCTAGTGATTCTTCTAGTGATgatgaaaaaaagaagaaaaagaagaaaaaggacaagaagaaaaagaaagacaagaaaaaa CACTCAGATTCTTCCGGTAGTgataagaagaaaaagaagaaagacaagaagaagaaaaagaagaaggacaagaagaagaaaaag GATTCAAGCTCCAGTTCTTCAAGTTCCAGTTCTTCAAGTTCCAGTTCCTCAAGTTCCAGCGGCAGtgacaaggaaaacaaaaaggccaaaaaagacaagaagaaaaaagagaAG AAAATTCCTGGTGCTGAGAAAAGCTCCTCTCCAGCTATACCACCAGAGCCAAGTGCAAGTGGATACTCGGCATTTAGCAGAACCATTAAGCCCGGTGGCGCTCCCGTCATCACTTATCCATTGCTTCCCTCCAAACCCCTTGTAAATCCTCTGACTCCCCCACTCTCCAATCCACCCGTGACCACAACTGCTGGCGGAGATCGGCCACCCATTCGCAGACCCTTAAGCCCCATGGAGTCATTGATGGGGAGTACGTACCGATATAGGGACGCAGGGACCCGTCCCACCCCGCACTTCAGCGCCACTGATGTATACAGAAGCAGGTCTTACAAGTGA
- the LOC125972702 gene encoding dentin sialophosphoprotein isoform X1: MEFPLTEAPGGAASVEEPAAFPPGRLGSVTEEIEPVEIQTCVDDRSQPIETTDCQVPYSYDSSASSSDSEDEGKKEKKKKKLKKRKKKKKDSSSSSSSSSSSSSSSSDSDSEDDKKKKKKKKKKEKEKTKKKAVPEYMWDRLIIAPTDEQMQLPGDPELKRVSDEDNDKKEKDKMKKNKDSSSSDSSDSDEKKKKKKDKKKKKDKKKKKKKDKKDSSSSSSDSSSSDSDDEKKKKKKKKKKKKKDSSSSSSSSSSSSSSSSSSSSSSSSSSSDSDDKKKKKKKKQKKEKDEAQESLLSAGVEDASKDNIYDDKYKAAEDPSITYIPGAVFPGGTEEGHLSDDEGEGEDGKEPKKKKKLKKKKQKDSGSSSDSDDDEKDKKKKKKKKKKKKKKKKKKDSSSSSSSSSDSSSSESDDDKKKKKKKKKKKKKKKDSSSSSSSSSSSDSDDDKKKKKKKKKKKKKKKDSSSSSSSSSSDSDDEKKKKKMKKKKKKKKKDSSSSSSSSSSSSSDSDDDKKKKKKKKKKKKKKKDSSSSSSSSSSSSSSSDSDDDKKKKKKKKKKNKKASSSSSSSSSSSDSDSDKKKKKKDKKKKKKKEKKKKDSSSSSDSSSDDEKKKKKKKKDKKKKKDKKKHSDSSGSDKKKKKKDKKKKKKKDKKKKKDSSSSSSSSSSSSSSSSSSSGSDKENKKAKKDKKKKEKKIPGAEKSSSPAIPPEPSASGYSAFSRTIKPGGAPVITYPLLPSKPLVNPLTPPLSNPPVTTTAGGDRPPIRRPLSPMESLMGSTYRYRDAGTRPTPHFSATDVYRSRSYK, from the exons ATGGAGTTCCCTCTCACTGAAG CTCCTGGTGGAGCTGCAAGTGTAGAGGAACCAGCAGCCTTCCCACCCGGTCGTTTGGGGTCTGTCACAGAGGAAATAGAGCCGGTAGAAATACAAACGTGTGTCGATGACAGGAGTCAACCAATAGAAACTACAGATTGCCAG GTACCATACTCATATGATAGTTCTGCATCATCCTCAGACAGTGAGGATGAAGGCAagaaggaaaagaagaagaagaaactaaagaagaggaagaagaaaaagaag GATTCCagttcttcatcttcctcctcttcctcatcttccAGCAGCTCTTCAGACAGTGATAGTGAG GatgacaagaaaaagaaaaagaagaagaagaaaaaggagaaggaaAAGACGAAGAAAAAAGCGGTGCCTGAGTACATGTGGGACAGGTTGATCATAGCTCCGACTG ATGAACAAATGCAACTTCCTGGAGACCCAGAGTTAAAGCGG GTTTCTGATGAGGACAATGACAAGAAAGAGAAGGATAAGATGAAAAAGAACAAG GATTCCTCTTCATCTGACAGCTCAGACAGCgatgaaaagaagaagaaaaagaaggacaagaagaagaaaaaggacaagaagaagaaaaagaagaaagacaAAAAG GAttcctcatcctcatcatctGACAGTTCTTCTTCTGATAGTgatgatgaaaagaaaaagaagaagaaaaagaagaagaagaaaaagaag GATTCcagttcctcctcttcttcctcctcctcttcttcttcctcctcttcttcttcctcctcttcttcctcctcttcctcctctgacAGTGatgacaagaaaaagaaaaagaagaaaaagcaaaaaaaggaaaag GATGAAGCGCAAGAATCACTTTTATCAGCAG GAGTTGAAGATGCATCGAAAGATAACATTTATGACGACAAG taTAAAGCAGCAGAAGATCCGTCTATAACTTACATACCAGGTG CGGTGTTCCCGGGTGGTACCGAGGAAGGCCACCTAAGTGATgatgagggagagggagaggatgGGAAggagccaaagaaaaaaaagaagctgaagaagaagaagcaaaag gaTTCTGGTTCATCTtcagacagtgatgatgatgaaaaagacaagaagaagaagaaaaagaagaagaagaagaagaagaagaagaagaaaaagaag GATTCTTCCAGctcttcttcttcgtcttctgATAGCTCTTCTTCAGAAAGTGATGatgacaaaaagaagaaaaagaagaagaaaaagaagaagaagaaaaagaag GACTCcagttcttcttcttcatcgtcatcatctTCTGACAGTGATGAtgacaagaagaaaaagaagaaaaagaaaaagaagaagaaaaagaagaag GACTCcagttcttcttcctcctcttcctcatctgaTAGTgatgatgaaaagaaaaagaagaaaatgaagaagaagaaaaagaagaagaagaag GACTCcagttcttcctcttcctcctcctcctcttcttcatctgACAGTGATGAtgacaagaagaaaaagaagaagaagaagaaaaagaagaagaagaagaag GACTCtagctcttcctcctcctcctcctcctcctcctcttcttcatctgACAGTGATGAtgacaagaagaaaaagaagaagaagaagaaaaagaacaag AAGGccagctcttcctcctcctcttcctcctcctcttctgatAGTGACAGCGACAAG aaaaagaagaaaaaagataaaaagaagaagaaaaagaaggagaagaagaagaag GATTCTTCCTCATCTAGTGATTCTTCTAGTGATgatgaaaaaaagaagaaaaagaagaaaaaggacaagaagaaaaagaaagacaagaaaaaa CACTCAGATTCTTCCGGTAGTgataagaagaaaaagaagaaagacaagaagaagaaaaagaagaaggacaagaagaagaaaaag GATTCAAGCTCCAGTTCTTCAAGTTCCAGTTCTTCAAGTTCCAGTTCCTCAAGTTCCAGCGGCAGtgacaaggaaaacaaaaaggccaaaaaagacaagaagaaaaaagagaAG AAAATTCCTGGTGCTGAGAAAAGCTCCTCTCCAGCTATACCACCAGAGCCAAGTGCAAGTGGATACTCGGCATTTAGCAGAACCATTAAGCCCGGTGGCGCTCCCGTCATCACTTATCCATTGCTTCCCTCCAAACCCCTTGTAAATCCTCTGACTCCCCCACTCTCCAATCCACCCGTGACCACAACTGCTGGCGGAGATCGGCCACCCATTCGCAGACCCTTAAGCCCCATGGAGTCATTGATGGGGAGTACGTACCGATATAGGGACGCAGGGACCCGTCCCACCCCGCACTTCAGCGCCACTGATGTATACAGAAGCAGGTCTTACAAGTGA